Proteins encoded within one genomic window of Benincasa hispida cultivar B227 unplaced genomic scaffold, ASM972705v1 Contig66, whole genome shotgun sequence:
- the LOC120069900 gene encoding GRF1-interacting factor 1, translated as MYLAAIADSQPQPSAMHAQYSSSGIIQPGGHYIQHQQAQQMTPQSLMAARSSMLYTQQPFSTLQQQALHGQLGMSSGGGLGFNMLQNDATNAGGGNGGALGGGGFPDFGHGAAGESLHRSLAGGSKQDMGGTGSAEGRGGSSGSHGGDGGETLYLKSADDGN; from the exons ATGTACCTGGCTGCCATTGCTGattctcaacctcaaccttcTGCCATGCATGCCCAG TACTCTTCCAGTGGCATAATCCAACCAGGAGGGCATTACATTCAGCACCAACAAGCCCAGCAGATGACGCCACAATCGCTGATGGCTGCCCGGTCCTCTATGTTGTACACCCAGCAGCCGTTTTCGACACTGCAGCAGCAAGCTTTGCACGGTCAACTTGGGATGAGCTCTGGAGGAGGCCTAGGATTCAACATGCTGCAAAACGATGCTACCAATGCAGGAGGAGGCAATGGAGGAGCACTCGGAGGAGGAGGCTTTCCAGATTTCGGCCATGGTGCTGCAGGTGAGAGCTTGCACCGGAGCCTAGCTGGTGGGAGCAAGCAAGATATGGGAGGAACCGGGTCTGCCGAGGGACGAGGAGGGAGCTCCGGAAGCCATGGCGGTGACGGAGGTGAGACTCTCTACTTGAAATCAGCTGATGATGGGAACTga